The following proteins are encoded in a genomic region of Archangium lipolyticum:
- a CDS encoding cytochrome P450: MQFLDAETSRAAQAHVPTAPARWPLLGHSWPLLTRPRDFLLSLEKIGSLVRVYIGQMPMVVITDPELTRQVLHDSATFDKGGSLYEKLSELTGNGLLTSQSEPHKRQRRLVQPAFKKSSIKDYSSVMAGVAEGALPQHRDHPHAAARSSGAGGGP, encoded by the coding sequence ATGCAATTCCTGGATGCTGAGACGTCGCGAGCGGCCCAGGCGCATGTCCCGACCGCCCCCGCGCGTTGGCCTCTGCTCGGACATTCCTGGCCCCTGCTCACCAGACCGCGTGATTTCCTTCTGTCGCTGGAGAAGATCGGGAGTCTCGTCCGTGTCTACATCGGGCAGATGCCCATGGTGGTCATCACCGACCCCGAGCTCACGCGTCAGGTCCTGCATGACAGCGCCACCTTCGACAAGGGTGGCTCCCTTTACGAGAAACTGAGCGAGCTGACGGGAAATGGGCTGCTCACGAGCCAATCGGAGCCGCACAAGCGGCAGCGGCGACTGGTGCAGCCCGCCTTCAAGAAAAGCTCGATCAAGGACTACTCGTCCGTCATGGCCGGGGTCGCCGAGGGGGCGCTCCCACAACATCGTGATCATCCTCATGCGGCGGCACGGTCATCCGGAGCAGGAGGCGGTCCGTAG
- a CDS encoding RICIN domain-containing protein yields the protein MKDFLHILRGAMALTVVGLLAACGDRGDPGAAKANPEAAMLGSSPQPAAMRTDDVGPALPAGRYVLMSALSGKCVEAIPGNTDGGRIQQATCVDGPSQTFEVIREADGGYKFVNVGTGRVLDLNGGSTADGTVIQQWSDNGSSAQRFLLRRDQGNLHSLVNVGSHKCVAIEGGVSTEGAGLRQASCDSQAPQHFLLYPRSGDGRGALAVGQYSLRSVGSNLCLEIAGASTADGTRVQQADCGNVAHQHFEVLPSVMGTYQLRGVHSDKPLDVRGNTPINGEPFQQWSDTGGPNQRFRVTPVGAAYLFEASHSGKCMDVKDMSQAVGGQIVQWDCSGQSNQQWRLEAVTQPAPTGSAHLLELPLELLSDGSPSLPALAEASLHVDASKLGSVSQLWWVCHRCAFFGAPEFEATSQPPTRIKASVRVLGGISPEQADGIPWIDITDATVKLADVERVQGGLTRGGFYTTRMSLVLDATTKARLVAAPGANRIQFRFNGTDGESNGYRVLDLQLRDAQGTSLASNPVRFADIQVEKVAGQTWSADVPAGEALWHGQGTLLKSSIVRRGIKAACASCHAADGRDLQYFNYSNNAIVQRSRFHGLSDAQGRQIVAYLRYSQRNVPHVPQAAPWNPPYQPGPGLDARPIIEWAAGAGLSAVLETPTQAVQALFGKPLGPQPLNLSQADVDAVMNANATLNAREVAMPLQYPDWNAWLPTIHPLDVWPAGASGAGSFENGAQWSQSSRTHPKASADQIEAWLEAHRNPNGQYGDWSHLTPSERNEIQGYFSAFGWEAYRFLGGGRGNHIASSGEYGAQVGARLLAARAASSTTNSDPASFTTNAFIERAVMSMLHWNVIKQWEWAHTYGLEGNQQWFIGDFTAATQTWRGRGEVRGWPFNTVSVFFLAPHMLYQSDETSAGKVTREWYLAWERSNIVGSYYRTNAWYQMQVSINPGAQGDWVNFSVDWPYLTGFDELLATTVGTSTPAHANAAFLSDLRLLQARIKSAQYVNNDIPLYVPTQTGSLGDNRGRFGRAQTLKHLTPTNFMDQATTQGFGKTPFSKLDQLQPGLYLKVLNGAMNQFNVLYTDTEPAKWRRCDPANTELGESEPYAGFAFCVDQTRKPLAQPEPGNFVMNAVNGRVTAEQSQQYGIWKATQLGADAQRIQKWREWTSRLWP from the coding sequence TTGAAAGACTTTCTCCACATCCTGCGCGGGGCGATGGCGTTGACGGTCGTGGGCCTGCTGGCGGCATGTGGAGACCGTGGCGACCCGGGAGCGGCGAAGGCGAACCCCGAAGCCGCGATGCTCGGAAGCAGCCCCCAGCCGGCCGCCATGCGCACGGACGATGTTGGTCCCGCGCTGCCCGCCGGCCGCTACGTGCTCATGAGTGCGCTGAGCGGCAAGTGTGTGGAGGCAATTCCCGGCAACACCGATGGAGGTAGGATCCAGCAAGCCACCTGCGTCGACGGCCCGAGCCAGACCTTCGAGGTGATCCGGGAAGCCGACGGAGGCTACAAGTTCGTCAACGTGGGCACCGGTCGCGTGCTCGACCTGAACGGTGGCTCCACCGCGGACGGCACCGTCATCCAACAGTGGAGCGATAACGGCTCCAGTGCCCAACGCTTCCTGCTGCGACGTGACCAGGGCAATCTCCACAGCCTGGTCAACGTGGGCAGCCACAAATGCGTGGCCATCGAGGGGGGAGTCAGCACCGAGGGGGCCGGCCTGCGGCAGGCCAGTTGCGACAGCCAGGCGCCGCAGCACTTCCTGCTCTACCCCCGGAGCGGCGACGGCCGAGGCGCACTGGCCGTGGGCCAGTACAGCCTGCGTTCGGTGGGCTCCAACCTGTGCCTGGAGATCGCCGGCGCCAGCACGGCCGATGGAACCCGGGTCCAGCAAGCTGACTGCGGCAACGTGGCGCATCAACACTTCGAAGTGCTGCCTTCGGTGATGGGCACCTACCAGTTGCGTGGCGTCCACAGTGACAAGCCGCTGGACGTGCGCGGGAACACCCCGATCAATGGAGAGCCGTTCCAGCAGTGGAGCGACACCGGTGGGCCCAACCAACGCTTCAGGGTGACCCCGGTGGGAGCTGCCTACCTGTTCGAGGCTTCGCACAGCGGCAAGTGCATGGACGTGAAGGACATGAGCCAGGCCGTGGGTGGGCAGATCGTCCAGTGGGATTGCAGCGGTCAATCCAACCAGCAGTGGCGGCTGGAGGCCGTGACGCAACCGGCACCCACCGGCTCCGCCCATCTGCTCGAGCTTCCCCTCGAGCTGCTGAGCGATGGCTCCCCTTCGCTCCCGGCGCTCGCCGAAGCCAGCCTCCACGTTGATGCCAGCAAACTCGGCAGTGTGAGCCAGCTGTGGTGGGTGTGCCACCGCTGCGCCTTCTTTGGCGCCCCCGAGTTCGAAGCGACGAGCCAGCCTCCCACCCGGATCAAGGCCAGTGTGCGTGTGCTCGGAGGCATCAGCCCCGAGCAGGCCGACGGCATTCCCTGGATCGACATCACGGACGCCACCGTGAAACTGGCCGATGTGGAACGTGTCCAGGGCGGTCTGACGCGAGGCGGGTTCTACACCACGCGCATGAGCCTCGTGCTCGATGCCACCACCAAGGCGAGGCTCGTGGCCGCGCCTGGCGCCAACCGCATCCAGTTCCGGTTCAACGGGACCGATGGCGAGTCCAATGGATACCGCGTCCTCGACCTCCAGCTGCGAGACGCCCAGGGCACCAGCCTGGCCAGCAACCCCGTGCGGTTCGCCGACATCCAGGTCGAGAAGGTGGCCGGCCAGACCTGGAGTGCCGATGTCCCGGCGGGCGAAGCGCTCTGGCATGGCCAGGGCACGCTCCTCAAGAGCAGCATCGTCAGACGCGGCATCAAGGCCGCCTGCGCCTCCTGCCACGCGGCCGATGGGCGGGATCTGCAGTACTTCAATTACTCCAACAACGCCATCGTGCAGCGCTCGCGCTTCCATGGCCTGAGCGATGCACAAGGCAGACAGATCGTCGCCTACCTTCGCTACAGCCAGCGGAACGTGCCCCACGTGCCCCAGGCGGCGCCGTGGAACCCGCCGTATCAGCCCGGCCCGGGGCTGGACGCCAGACCCATCATCGAATGGGCCGCCGGAGCAGGCCTGAGCGCCGTGCTCGAGACTCCCACCCAGGCCGTCCAGGCCCTCTTCGGCAAGCCACTGGGACCCCAGCCACTCAACCTGAGCCAGGCCGACGTTGATGCCGTCATGAACGCCAACGCCACCCTGAACGCGCGGGAAGTCGCCATGCCCTTGCAGTACCCCGACTGGAATGCATGGTTGCCCACGATCCATCCGCTCGATGTGTGGCCCGCGGGCGCCAGCGGCGCCGGTTCCTTCGAGAACGGAGCCCAGTGGTCACAAAGCAGCCGCACCCATCCCAAGGCCAGCGCGGACCAGATCGAGGCATGGCTCGAGGCCCACCGGAATCCCAACGGGCAGTATGGCGACTGGAGCCATCTGACCCCGAGCGAGCGCAACGAGATCCAGGGCTACTTCAGCGCCTTTGGCTGGGAGGCCTACCGCTTCCTGGGCGGGGGCCGCGGCAATCACATCGCCAGCTCCGGCGAGTACGGCGCGCAGGTCGGTGCCCGCCTCCTGGCCGCGCGCGCCGCCAGCTCCACGACGAACAGCGATCCGGCGTCCTTCACCACCAACGCCTTCATCGAGCGCGCCGTCATGAGCATGCTCCACTGGAATGTCATCAAGCAGTGGGAGTGGGCCCATACCTATGGGCTCGAAGGCAACCAGCAGTGGTTCATTGGTGACTTCACCGCCGCCACCCAGACCTGGAGAGGCCGGGGTGAGGTGCGAGGCTGGCCCTTCAACACGGTGAGCGTGTTCTTCCTGGCTCCGCACATGCTCTACCAGTCCGACGAGACCTCCGCGGGGAAGGTCACGCGGGAGTGGTACCTGGCGTGGGAACGCTCCAACATCGTGGGCTCGTACTACCGGACCAACGCCTGGTACCAGATGCAGGTCTCCATCAACCCGGGGGCTCAAGGCGATTGGGTGAACTTCTCGGTGGACTGGCCCTACCTGACCGGCTTCGACGAACTCCTGGCGACGACCGTGGGCACCTCGACACCCGCTCACGCGAACGCGGCCTTCCTGAGCGACCTCCGGCTGTTGCAGGCCCGCATCAAGTCGGCCCAATACGTCAACAACGACATCCCGCTCTACGTGCCAACCCAGACCGGCAGCCTCGGAGACAACCGCGGACGCTTTGGCCGGGCGCAGACCCTGAAACACCTGACGCCTACCAACTTCATGGACCAGGCGACGACACAAGGCTTCGGCAAGACGCCCTTCAGCAAGCTCGATCAACTCCAACCGGGCCTGTACTTGAAGGTGCTCAACGGGGCGATGAACCAGTTCAATGTCCTGTACACCGACACCGAGCCCGCGAAATGGCGGCGTTGCGATCCGGCCAACACGGAGCTGGGAGAGAGCGAGCCGTATGCCGGGTTCGCGTTTTGTGTGGATCAGACCCGGAAGCCCCTGGCACAGCCTGAACCGGGCAACTTCGTGATGAACGCGGTGAACGGAAGGGTCACGGCCGAGCAGTCGCAGCAGTATGGAATCTGGAAGGCCACGCAGCTGGGTGCCGATGCGCAGCGCATCCAGAAGTGGCGTGAGTGGACCTCTCGTCTCTGGCCTTGA